A genomic segment from Cyprinus carpio isolate SPL01 chromosome A4, ASM1834038v1, whole genome shotgun sequence encodes:
- the LOC122141012 gene encoding NACHT, LRR and PYD domains-containing protein 12-like has protein sequence SAGLKSSHCRLNILRLCRCNLTSQSCKSLSSTLQSSNSVLRELDLSNNDLQDSGVKLLSDGLKSCKLEILRLSICKLTGQSSESLSSAVQSSDSVLRELDLSINDLQDSGVKLLSDGLKSCKLEILMFEF, from the exons TCTGCCGGACTGAAGAGTTCACACTGTCGACTTAACATACTGAG GCTATGTCGGTGTAATCTCACTTCTCAGTCCTGTAAAAGTTTGTCTTCAACTTTACAATCCTCAAACTccgtcctgagagagctggacctgagtaacaatgacctgcaggattctggagtgaagcttctttctgatggactgaagagctGTAAGCTGGAGATTCTGAG ACTTTCCATATGTAAACTCACTGGTCAGTCAAGTGAAAGTTTGTCTTCAGCTGTACAGTCCTCAGactctgtcctgagagagctggacctgagtatcAATGACCtccaggattcaggagtgaagttgCTTTCTGACGGACTGAAGAGCTGTAAGCTGGAAATACTGATGTTTGagttttaa